The Sylvia atricapilla isolate bSylAtr1 chromosome 3, bSylAtr1.pri, whole genome shotgun sequence genome has a window encoding:
- the DPY30 gene encoding protein dpy-30 homolog → MEGEQIMEGQPQVPENPHSEYGLTENVERIVENEKLNAEKTSKQKVDLQSLPTRAYLDQTVVPILLQGLAVLAKERPPNPIEFLAAYLLKNKSQFEDRN, encoded by the exons ATGGAGGGAGAACAGATTATGGAGGGACAGCCACAG GTTCCGGAAAATCCTCATTCTGAATATGGCCTCACTGAAAACGTAGAG aggatAGTAGAAAATGAGAAACTAAATGCTGAGAAAACATCAAAGCAGAAGGTGGACCTTCAGTCATTACCCACACGTGCCTACTTGGATCAGACAGTGGTACCTATCTTGCTACAGGGACTTGCTGTTCTTGCAAAAGAGAG accGCCCAATCCCATTGAATTTCTAGCAGcatatcttttaaaaaacaagtcACAATTTGAGGACCGAAATTAA